One window of Bacteroidales bacterium genomic DNA carries:
- a CDS encoding inorganic phosphate transporter: MENLYLIIVIVLFALAVSDLVVGVSNDAVNFLSSSLGSKAAPRYIIMAVSAAGIVIGATFSSGMMEVARKGIFHPEMFYFSEIMMIFLAVMLTDILLLDLYSTFALPTSTTVSIVFELLGAAVAVSLIKLGSENETASTLGGYINSANALAIISGILLSVIIAFIIGAIVQYFVRLVFTFHYKKYLKYFGAVWGGLAIAAITYFILIKGAKDSSLITDQGYQWIQENAAPILLISFVGWTFILQALFWISKVNVFRGVVLIGTFALAFAFASNDLVNFIGVPVAGFKSFQELNATPGASPDSLLMEGLTGSVQTNTFLLLTAGVIMVITLYFSRKARSVTQTELNLSRQSEGYERFGASGFSRIIVRKAIELNTMIKGLLPKSWQKKIDQRFNLDQTPEKEQTKKEDKAHYDLVRASVTLTVASIIISFATSLKLPLSTTYVTFMVAMGTSLADRAWGRESAVYRITGLLTVIGGWFFTALIAFTVSFIVANIITYGGIIAIVGMLLLALFLLIRTHAIHKKRSEREKELEEITADQIEDGNILEKCTKEINNILNTVINTFNETLTAISEEDRKKLKDINKTVKKLNEEAKSIKDNVHWTLDKLKEDDIETGHYYVQVTDYLREMAHSLNLIAEPSYEHIANQHKSLNKNQIQELMNLNKEITLLFTNAMHIIENNSFEKMGDLVIQQQQETLNYIAQCRKSQIKRVKKKKTSTKNSILFLQLLNEMKNFTLHTVNLLKAQRDFITNQRNMIKTKSPDR; encoded by the coding sequence ATGGAAAATCTTTATCTGATTATCGTTATTGTTCTTTTCGCACTAGCTGTTTCCGACCTGGTAGTAGGTGTGAGCAACGATGCGGTTAACTTCCTGAGCTCATCGCTCGGTTCAAAAGCAGCGCCCCGTTACATCATCATGGCTGTGTCCGCCGCGGGAATCGTTATAGGGGCAACTTTTTCGAGCGGTATGATGGAGGTCGCCAGAAAAGGGATTTTTCATCCCGAGATGTTTTATTTCTCCGAGATCATGATGATCTTTCTGGCAGTGATGCTCACGGATATCCTGCTCCTCGACCTGTATAGTACTTTTGCCCTGCCCACCTCAACCACCGTATCCATTGTGTTCGAGCTGCTGGGTGCAGCCGTGGCTGTTTCACTGATAAAACTGGGGTCGGAAAATGAAACTGCCAGTACCCTCGGAGGATATATCAACTCAGCAAACGCCCTGGCCATTATTTCGGGTATTCTGTTGTCGGTGATCATAGCATTTATCATAGGGGCCATTGTTCAATATTTTGTCAGACTGGTTTTTACCTTCCATTATAAAAAATACCTGAAATATTTCGGAGCAGTCTGGGGTGGTCTGGCCATAGCAGCCATCACCTACTTTATCCTCATTAAAGGAGCCAAAGATTCTTCCCTGATCACTGATCAAGGATACCAATGGATTCAGGAGAATGCGGCCCCCATCCTTCTTATAAGTTTTGTGGGCTGGACGTTTATACTTCAGGCGCTTTTCTGGATTTCCAAAGTCAATGTATTCAGAGGTGTGGTTCTGATAGGAACTTTTGCTTTAGCCTTTGCTTTTGCCAGTAACGACCTGGTGAATTTTATCGGCGTGCCTGTTGCAGGATTCAAATCATTTCAGGAACTTAATGCCACACCCGGTGCATCACCCGATTCTTTACTAATGGAAGGCTTGACCGGAAGTGTTCAAACCAATACTTTCCTGCTCCTGACTGCCGGCGTTATCATGGTCATTACACTATATTTCTCAAGAAAAGCCCGGTCGGTTACTCAAACCGAGCTCAACCTGAGCAGGCAAAGCGAAGGCTATGAAAGATTCGGTGCTTCCGGATTTTCCAGGATAATAGTCAGAAAAGCAATTGAGCTTAATACCATGATTAAAGGATTGCTTCCAAAAAGCTGGCAAAAAAAGATCGATCAAAGGTTTAACCTGGACCAAACGCCGGAAAAGGAGCAAACCAAAAAAGAGGACAAAGCCCACTACGATCTGGTAAGGGCTTCCGTAACCCTGACTGTTGCCAGTATCATCATTTCCTTTGCTACTTCCCTGAAGCTACCCTTGTCAACTACCTATGTAACTTTCATGGTAGCCATGGGCACCTCCCTGGCTGACAGAGCCTGGGGAAGAGAAAGTGCCGTATACAGAATAACCGGCTTGCTGACCGTAATAGGGGGATGGTTCTTTACTGCATTGATTGCCTTTACCGTGTCTTTTATTGTAGCGAACATCATTACCTACGGAGGTATCATTGCCATTGTGGGTATGTTGCTTTTAGCCCTTTTCTTGCTGATCAGAACCCATGCCATCCACAAAAAAAGATCAGAAAGGGAAAAAGAACTGGAAGAGATCACAGCAGATCAGATCGAAGACGGAAACATTCTGGAAAAATGCACCAAAGAAATCAATAATATACTGAACACAGTCATCAATACTTTCAATGAAACATTGACGGCTATATCCGAAGAAGACAGGAAGAAACTTAAAGATATTAACAAAACCGTAAAGAAACTCAATGAAGAAGCCAAGAGCATTAAAGACAATGTCCACTGGACATTGGATAAGCTGAAGGAAGACGATATTGAAACAGGCCATTATTATGTTCAGGTAACCGATTATCTCAGAGAAATGGCCCATTCACTCAATTTAATTGCGGAGCCAAGCTATGAACATATTGCAAACCAACATAAAAGCCTGAATAAAAACCAAATTCAGGAACTAATGAACCTGAATAAAGAGATCACCCTCCTTTTCACTAATGCGATGCACATCATTGAAAACAACAGTTTTGAAAAAATGGGTGATCTAGTTATCCAGCAACAGCAAGAAACGCTGAATTACATTGCCCAATGCAGAAAATCACAGATTAAGCGAGTCAAAAAGAAAAAAACCAGCACCAAAAACAGCATTCTGTTTCTGCAATTGCTGAATGAAATGAAAAACTTCACACTCCATACGGTGAACCTGCTTAAAGCCCAAAGAGATTTCATCACCAACCAGAGAAACATGATAAAAACAAAATCACCCGACCGATAA
- a CDS encoding nicotinate phosphoribosyltransferase — protein sequence MMNTLREHTGLYTDLYELTMAQGYYFSGKKDEPAAFDYFFRDNPFGGGYVIFAGLWNLLEALQNFAFSEESIDYLRKNGFKEEFLEYLSGFSFHGTITSVPEGEVVFPVEPVLRVEGNIIECQVIETMLLNYLNFESLIATKASRIRRMAGNKMVSDFGLRRAQGLGGLQASRAAIIGGVDSTSNVLAGYRYNVKITGTLAHSWIQSFDDELTAFRKYAEVFPENTVLLVDTFDTLNLGIPNAIKVGHELKEKGYQLKAIRLDSGDLAYFSKKARKMLDDAGLQETKILASNQLDEYVIRSLWEQQAPIDGFGVGTELITGKNTAALDGVYKLAMNKNEPKLKISDTYQKISLPGLKKVFRYYNGQNYFYADCIAMEDEEDPERMIHPYEMDKTCKLKGLKKEMLQQKVYEKGDILIGEKSPSEIQSYVKERLSHLPEEHQRFEMPHIYKVGISTKLNNIRNQLVKELRNQSE from the coding sequence ATGATGAATACTTTAAGAGAACATACAGGTTTATATACAGATTTATATGAGCTTACCATGGCTCAGGGATATTATTTTTCCGGAAAGAAAGATGAACCTGCCGCTTTTGACTATTTTTTCAGAGATAATCCGTTTGGAGGGGGCTACGTAATTTTTGCCGGATTGTGGAATTTGCTGGAAGCCCTTCAAAACTTCGCCTTTTCTGAAGAATCCATTGACTATCTCAGGAAGAACGGGTTTAAAGAAGAATTCCTCGAATACCTCTCGGGGTTTTCCTTCCACGGTACCATCACCAGTGTGCCGGAAGGTGAGGTGGTTTTTCCGGTCGAGCCAGTTTTGAGGGTGGAAGGCAATATCATCGAATGCCAGGTAATTGAAACCATGCTACTCAATTACCTGAACTTTGAATCACTGATTGCCACGAAAGCTTCCAGAATCAGACGTATGGCCGGCAACAAAATGGTAAGTGATTTCGGTCTTCGCCGCGCCCAGGGATTGGGTGGACTTCAGGCCAGCCGGGCTGCCATCATCGGAGGTGTCGATTCCACCTCGAATGTACTGGCCGGTTACCGTTATAACGTAAAAATTACGGGTACCCTGGCCCATAGCTGGATACAAAGCTTTGATGATGAACTGACAGCTTTCAGGAAATATGCCGAAGTGTTTCCCGAAAATACCGTTCTTCTCGTAGACACCTTCGACACGCTAAACCTGGGAATTCCCAATGCCATAAAAGTTGGGCATGAATTGAAGGAGAAAGGCTACCAGCTCAAGGCCATACGGCTGGATAGCGGGGATCTGGCTTATTTCAGCAAAAAAGCCAGGAAAATGCTCGATGATGCAGGACTTCAGGAAACCAAGATTCTGGCATCAAACCAGCTTGACGAATATGTAATCAGAAGCCTTTGGGAGCAGCAAGCCCCTATTGACGGATTCGGGGTAGGGACAGAACTGATAACAGGCAAGAACACCGCAGCTCTTGACGGTGTATATAAGCTTGCTATGAACAAAAATGAACCCAAACTGAAAATATCCGATACCTATCAGAAAATATCCCTGCCCGGCCTGAAAAAAGTATTTCGTTATTACAACGGACAGAACTATTTCTATGCCGATTGTATCGCCATGGAGGACGAAGAAGATCCCGAACGGATGATTCATCCTTATGAAATGGATAAAACATGCAAGCTGAAAGGATTGAAGAAGGAAATGCTGCAACAAAAGGTATATGAAAAAGGAGATATATTGATCGGGGAAAAATCCCCGTCGGAGATTCAGTCCTACGTAAAAGAAAGATTGAGCCATCTGCCGGAGGAACATCAGAGATTTGAGATGCCCCATATATACAAAGTCGGTATCTCAACAAAATTAAACAATATTAGAAATCAACTTGTTAAGGAATTAAGAAATCAGTCGGAATGA
- the phoU gene encoding phosphate signaling complex protein PhoU, translating to MNYQERELQKLRLSLVVMMDYTKDQLQKAKRALINEDLDLAEEIIHNEGRIDAFELSINSDCENYLALHQPVAGDLRLLIALMKCVTSTERIGDHANGIAKYMLNLHSHYSKDLIKKLELAAIFDQADDMFDNVIDALENENADYARKVFRKDKYIDNKNQESANIISAFYSQKKEEDVLNGLYLFRSMDKLERVGDLIKNIAEEIIFYLEARVIRHSKNKNKSS from the coding sequence ATGAATTATCAGGAAAGGGAATTGCAAAAGCTGAGGTTGTCTCTGGTTGTTATGATGGATTATACCAAGGATCAGCTTCAAAAAGCGAAGCGGGCGCTGATCAATGAAGATCTGGATTTGGCCGAAGAGATCATTCACAATGAGGGCCGGATTGATGCGTTTGAATTAAGCATTAACAGCGACTGTGAGAACTATTTGGCACTACATCAGCCTGTGGCAGGAGATCTTCGGTTATTGATTGCCCTGATGAAGTGTGTTACCAGTACTGAGAGAATTGGCGATCATGCCAACGGAATAGCCAAATATATGCTCAACCTGCATTCCCATTACAGCAAAGATCTGATCAAAAAACTGGAGCTGGCTGCCATTTTTGATCAGGCCGATGATATGTTTGACAATGTAATTGATGCCCTGGAGAATGAAAATGCGGATTATGCCCGGAAAGTATTTCGCAAGGACAAATATATCGACAATAAAAACCAGGAGTCAGCCAACATCATCTCTGCCTTTTATTCCCAAAAGAAGGAGGAAGATGTCCTCAATGGCCTTTATCTTTTCCGGAGCATGGATAAATTGGAGCGGGTAGGGGATTTAATCAAAAACATTGCCGAAGAGATCATCTTCTATCTGGAAGCTAGAGTTATACGACATTCCAAAAACAAAAATAAATCCTCATAA
- the pncA gene encoding bifunctional nicotinamidase/pyrazinamidase, with protein MNALLIVDVQNDFCPGGALEVPRGDEVVPVINKLNKKFDAVIQTQDWHPKEHWSFASSHKEKEPFGTTELNYGEQVLWPDHCVQQTKGAEFHPELDTQPTQLIIRKGFRKSIDSYSAFYENDQETPTGLTGYLDDRDIDTLYVTGLATDFCVKWSVLDGIKEGFKVYVVEDAIRGIDVDGSLKQALDEMKQAGAKFVKADEI; from the coding sequence ATGAATGCATTGCTCATAGTGGATGTACAGAATGATTTTTGCCCGGGAGGAGCCCTGGAAGTACCCCGGGGAGATGAAGTAGTTCCGGTGATCAATAAACTCAATAAAAAATTTGATGCTGTCATACAAACACAGGACTGGCATCCAAAAGAACACTGGTCCTTTGCCTCTTCCCATAAAGAGAAAGAACCATTTGGCACAACTGAACTGAACTACGGTGAACAGGTGCTGTGGCCCGATCATTGTGTTCAGCAAACAAAGGGGGCCGAATTTCATCCGGAGCTGGACACACAGCCTACTCAACTGATCATCAGAAAAGGATTCCGAAAATCCATTGATTCGTATTCGGCATTTTATGAAAATGACCAGGAGACCCCAACCGGATTAACGGGTTATCTGGATGACAGGGATATCGACACATTATACGTTACGGGTCTTGCCACCGACTTTTGTGTAAAATGGTCGGTACTCGACGGCATTAAGGAAGGTTTTAAGGTTTATGTAGTGGAAGATGCCATCCGGGGCATTGATGTTGACGGTTCACTGAAACAGGCTTTGGATGAGATGAAACAGGCCGGCGCCAAGTTTGTTAAAGCGGACGAAATTTAA